ACCCTGGCCGAGATCGGGAAGACCCTGAAGTCGACCTCTCTCCAGCAGGACCTCAAGTTCGGCGCCCTTTACACGGCCTTTTCTTTTGCCAACCGGGTCGTTACCGCCAAGGCGCTGAAAGTCGAGGAAGCGGATTTTAAGCTTTATTTCAACGGCGGAGCCGACCTAAAAAGCCTGAAATGGGTGCCGGGCAATAAACTGACGCTTAAGCTTGCTCCCCACCTGACCAAAGACCTCCCCCGGGAGTACTCGATCTTCAAGGACGCCAAAGGGTGGTTCGAGCTCTCGTTTGAGATGACCGGTGACCTAAAAAAGCCCTTTCCTAAGCCAATTTTAGACAAGCCGCTCGAGGTCTTGACCGAAAAGGTCAAGGCCAAGATCGAAGCAAAGAAAGTCGAGATCGTCGAATCTGCCAAAACCGAGGTAGCCACTAAGGCAGCCGAGGTCAAAAAAGAGCTCGAAGAAAAGGCCAAAGGCGCTATCAAAGACCTCCTCAAGTTCTAGACCCGGCACGCAAGTTTTTCCCCTAATAACCCGATAATATAGGTAGAGAGAGGTGCTATCTATATGAAAAAAGCCTTAGTTGTAATTCTCGGATTGGTCATCCTGGCCGGGGTCGGTTTTGCCGCTGCCCATGAGCCGTATTCCCTGCAGGTCAAAAAGCTCTACTCTGTCCCGGACGAGAACTCGAATATCGTGTTTGATATCCCGATCGACGTTAAGCTCCTCGACATGTCCAACGACGGCAACTGGTACAAAGTCAGGATCTCTTTTAACCTCGGACCGTTAGGGTATACCTATGTCGGCTGGGCCAAGATCCCGGTCGGCGACATCATCGCCTCGCGGATGGAAAAGATCGCCAAGGTCGCCCCGGTCGAAGAAGTTACGGAAGAGTAACTGCTTGCGATAACCGTCCTCCCTTGTTATAATCCCGGAGGAATTAAGGGATATAAGGAGGACTCTACAATGGTCAGCAAGCTTATCAAGGTTATCCTCGGCCTCGCTCTCATCGCCCTCGGCGCCTGGTTGGTATTTCTCTGGTGGGGCGACCTGCTCGCTCTGGTCCGGGGCGGACTCGGGTTATTCCTGATCCTCTGCGGCCTGATCGCTTTTGCCCTGGTAGCAGATTAAGCTTAGCTATTTAGCCTCTTGATTTTTCTTGAAGGCCATGATGGCCTCCATGATCTCGATCGGCACGGCCAGGACAACCGTGTTGGACGCGGTCGGACCTAGCCCGTCGATCGTCTGAAGGGTACGCAACTGCATCGCCCCATTGCTGGCCGCCATCGTCTTGGCCGCTGCCGCCAGGTTGACCGCCGCCAGCATGTCCCCTTCCGCCTTGGTAATGTTCGCCCGCTTTTCCCGCTCGGCCGACGCCTGGCGCGACATCATCCGTTTCAGGTCCTCCGGCATGTTGATGTCCTGGATCTTGATGTTGGTGATCTCCAGCCCCCAGTTCTTGCTTTCCGCCTCGACGAACTTCTCGATCTCCTCGCCGATCTTCTGCCGCTCGGCCAGGAGCTCGTCAAGGGTCATGCCGCCGATCACGTCGCGCAGCGTCGCCTGGGCGAAGTTCGAGACCGCGTAGGTGTAGCTCTGGACGTTGACAATGGCCGCGATCGGGTCGACGACCTTGAAGTAGAGGACCGCGTCGATCGCCACCGGGACGTTGTCCTTGGTTATAACTTGTTGTTTCGGGATATCGAGCGTCTGGACCCGGGTATCAATGACCGCGGCCGCTTCGATGATCGGGATGATGAAGAACATCCCCGGCCCTCTTAACCCTTTCAGCTTACCGAGCCGGAGAACGATCGCCCTTTCCCACTGCAGGGCGATGCGGACCGCCGCGCTGACGAACCAGGCCAGGAAAAAAGTAACGACGAACGCAGCCCCGCCCAGGAACGTGCTGGTTGCCGCCAGGACGATCAGGCTGCAGAAGCCGCCGACCAACATAATGACCAAAAATAATAGCCCCGAGATCGCAAACCCCATAAAAAACTCCTCCCTTATTATTGACGCCCCGAGCGGCCGCTGTTTAACTATGCTTTCGGCTGCGGCCGGTACTTCTATATCGATCTGTTCGCTGTCGCCCATGATGGTTAATATTACCCCGGCAATCTGGTATAATCAAGCTGATGGACGCGGTCAATGAACTCAAAAAATTATTAAAAGATACCGGCGCGGTCAAGACCGGCGATTTTACCCTCTCCTCGGGGAAGAAAAGCGATTTTTACGTGGACTGCCGCAAGGTAACGCTGCACCCCAGGGGGGCGAAACTGGTCGGCAAGCTCGTCCTGGAAAAGATCAAAGGGCTCAAGGTCGACGCCGTTGGCGGCATGACCCTGGGCGCCGACCCGATCACCGGCGCCGTCGTCACCCTCTCCGACCTCCCCGGCTTTATCGTCCGGAAAAAGGAGAAGGAACACGGGACCCGGCAAAAGATCGAGGGGCATATCGCCCCCGGCTGGAACGTCGTCATCGTCGAGGACGTCGCCACGACCGGCGGCTCCGCCCGGCAGGCGATCGAGGCGGTCGAGCAAGCCGGGGCAAAGGTGGTCAAGGTCATTTCCGTGGTCGACCGGGAAGAGGGGGCGAAAGAGGCCCTGGCCAAGTACGACTTCGACCCGCTACTTAAAAAGTCCGAGTTCTTTTGATATAATGGCCGCGGGCCCGTGTAGCTCAGTTGGTAGAGCATTTCCATGGTAAGGAAAAGGTCGCCGGTTCGATTCCGGCCGCGGGCTTTTTGATCCAATCGGGCAAAGGAGAGCCATGAACTTCCGTTTGAAATTGCTGCTCGCCATAATTGTTACTTTTATTTTCTTCTTTTTCGCTTCCGACCAGATCGGCAAGAAGCTTATCTTCGGCAATTTCGATAAACTGGAGCGCGATTACGCGATCAGCGACATGGGCCGGGTCCTCTACTTTATCAACGATTCTTTTACCAGTTACGACGACACCTGCCGGGACTGGGCTTATTGGGACGATACCTACGCCTTTGTCCGGGATAAGAACGAAAAATACCGCCGGTCCAACCTGACCCCGCAAACCTTTGACAACCTCCGGATCCATTTGCTGATGATGTTCGACGAAAAAGGCCGGGTGGTGTACGCTTCCGGTTATAACAATTCGGCCGATACGCTTCAGCCGCTCGGTTCGGCGGCCGAAAAGGCGCTGATCGCCGGTTTTACTTGCAAAGTGATCAATAAAGGGAGCCAGGGAGTGATCATGATGCCCGAAGGGGCAATGCTGGTCAATGCCCGGCCGATCATTCAAAGCAGCCAAACCGGCCCGATCAGGGGGACATTGGTAATGGGCCGTTATTTTGACGCGTTCCGTCTCAGGCGCCTGACCTCGGTGACCCATCTTTATGCCCAGGCTTATTCGCTCAACCAGGAAAACATCCCTGCCGACGTCAAGGCAGCCCTCCCGGCCCTCGCTTCTTCACCGATCAAGCTGGACAATCATAAACAAACGATGGTCGGCTATCTGCTGATGAATGACGTTTTTCGCCGGCCGGCCCTGGTCTTTCGCATCGAAATGCCCCGGACCCTTTATTTCCAATCCCAGATGTTCTCCAGTTTGTTGTCGATCATTCGCCTATCCGCTTTCTTTTTCACCGGGCTGGTCACCTTGCTGATCCTGCAGCCGCTGGTGATCGCGCCGATCGACCGGGTCAATAAAGAATTAAACCAAATAATGGACCACTGTAACCTGATGCAGGGGGCAAAGCTGGCCGCACCGACCGACAAGGACGAGCTGGCTACTTTACAAACATCCGTGGATAATATGCTAAAAGAACTGGAGCGGCGCCACCAACCAGACCGCGACCCCGAACCTTAAGGAAGGGTCGTGAACGACAACTGGGCCCCCTCGATCTCCCCTCCGCTGTATTGCAGCCGCGCCACGAAATAATAGAGGCTGTTCCTGGTTAAGCCGCTCCGGTTCGTGTTATACGAACCCGAACCGTTCCTGATCGCCCAAGCCGTATAGGTCCAGGTCGCTACGCCGGACCGCCGGTATTTGAACTGCACTTGCCCGGTCGCGTACCCCCCGAAATTATAGGTCATGTTCAGGCGGGCGTTGTTGCGGCCGATGCTGGTAGCTGCCTGGGTCACAACGCTGGGCGGCGCCGGCGGCGTCGTGGTGGTCGTGACCGTGGTGGTGGTTGTGGTCGTCGTAGTTGGCGCCGCTGTAGTGGTTGTCGATGTCGTAGTCGACGTTGAGGACGTTGTTGTTGACGTGGTCGTTGTGCTGGTCGTAGTCGACGTAGAAGTCGTGGTTGTTGTGGTACTGGTAGTCGTTGAAGTCGTGCTGGTCGTGGTCAATGGAGTTGTCGTTGGCGGCGGCATGATGGTCGTGGTGGTCGGCGCTTCGATCAGCCGGAACAAGCCGGAAAGTTCGACGCGGTACTCATAAGTATTGCCGGTCGGGGTGAATTGCCAGGTGTTCGCGCTCAACTTCTGCCAATCCCTCTTGACCGGCTCCTGCAGGACCACGCCAAAAAAAGGGTTGGTGTTGGTGGCATAGGACCCGGCCTCGGCCGAATCCAGCTCGGGGGGGAAGTTCCTGGTCCCGCCCTGCTGCGGGTCGAGGAAGTAGATCATGACCCCGGTCTTGATCGCCTCGGCCGTCGATTTTTCCACCGATTCCTGGGCGACCGGCTCAAAATTGCGGTATACGGAAAAAGCGATCGCCACGATGATGCTCAGGATCACCATCACCATGATCGTGCTTATTAAAGTGAAGCCCCCTTTTGTTCTCATGGCAAACCGGCAGCCCTTCCACCTGCTCACCGTGTGGCTATTATAGCAGATATCCCGGTTTTACAACTTGACAATCCCCCCCGGTTTTAGGGTATAATACAACGTTGCCTAAAAAATAGGTCACGAATCACTTTAGGAGGTATGTATCATGGCAAGAGAAAAATTCGAGAGAAAAAAACCGCACTGCAACGTCGGGACGATCGGGCACGTCGACCACGGTAAGACCACGCTGACCTCGGCGATCACCAGCGTGCTGGCCGCCAAGGGCATGGCCAAGGCGAAGAAGTTCGACGAGATCGACAGCGCGCCGGAAGAAAAGGCCCGCGGTATCACCATCGCCATCGCCCACGTCGAGTACGAGACCGACAAGCGGCATTACGCCCACATCGACTGCCCCGGACACGCCGACTACGTCAAGAACATGGTCATCGGCGCGGCCCAGATGGACGGCGCGATCCTGGTCGTGGCCGCCACCGACGGCCCCATGCCGCAGACCCGCGAACATATCCTGTTAGCCCACCAGGTCAACGTTCCGGCCATGGTCGTGTTCCTGAACAAGTGCGACATGGTGGACGACAAAGAGCTGATCGACCTGGTCGAGGTGGAGACCCGCGACCTGCTCAATAAGTACAAATTCGACGGCGATAAAGTGCCGGTCATCCGCGGTTCCGCCCTCAAGGCGATGGAAAACCCGGACCCGAAAGGCGAAGCCGCCAAGTGCATCCTGGAGCTGATGGACGCCGTTGACAACTACATCCCGAACCCGCAGCGGCCGCTCGACCAGCCGTTCCTGATGCCGATCGAAGACGTCTTCACCATCACCGGCCGCGGCACCGTCGGCACCGGCCGCATCACCCGCGGACGGGTCAAGGTCGGCGAAGAGGTCGAGATCATCGGTCTCGGCAGCCATAAGAAAGCCGTCGCCACCGGCGTCGAAATGTTCCGCAAGACGCTGGACGAAGGCCTGGCCGGCGACAACATCGGCCTGCTCCTGCGCGGCGTGGAAAAAGAAGAGCTGATGCGCGGCATGGTCGTCGCCAAACCCGGCTCGATCAAGCCCCACAAGAAGTTCGAAGCCCAGGTTTACGTGCTGACCAAGGAAGAGGGCGGCCGCCACACGCCGTTCTTCAACGGTTACAAACCGCAGTTCTTCATCAACACGACCGACGTGACCGGCGAGATCAAGCTGCCGGACAAGGTCGAAATGGTCATGCCGGGCGACAACATCGTGATGACCGTTGAGCTGATCACCGACGTCGCCGTGGAAGAAGGCCTCCGCTTCGCGATCCGCGAAGGCGGCCGCACGGTCGGCGCCGGCGCGGTTTCCAAGATCCTCGCCTAGCAGCCCGTTAGTTGAGGACGCTGATCAAAGTATTCGGGGTCGTGGCGGCAGCCTCGCTGCTCGTCACGGCCGGCCTGATCGGCTTT
This window of the Candidatus Margulisiibacteriota bacterium genome carries:
- a CDS encoding SPFH domain-containing protein, translated to MGDSEQIDIEVPAAAESIVKQRPLGASIIREEFFMGFAISGLLFLVIMLVGGFCSLIVLAATSTFLGGAAFVVTFFLAWFVSAAVRIALQWERAIVLRLGKLKGLRGPGMFFIIPIIEAAAVIDTRVQTLDIPKQQVITKDNVPVAIDAVLYFKVVDPIAAIVNVQSYTYAVSNFAQATLRDVIGGMTLDELLAERQKIGEEIEKFVEAESKNWGLEITNIKIQDINMPEDLKRMMSRQASAEREKRANITKAEGDMLAAVNLAAAAKTMAASNGAMQLRTLQTIDGLGPTASNTVVLAVPIEIMEAIMAFKKNQEAK
- the pyrE gene encoding orotate phosphoribosyltransferase, encoding MDAVNELKKLLKDTGAVKTGDFTLSSGKKSDFYVDCRKVTLHPRGAKLVGKLVLEKIKGLKVDAVGGMTLGADPITGAVVTLSDLPGFIVRKKEKEHGTRQKIEGHIAPGWNVVIVEDVATTGGSARQAIEAVEQAGAKVVKVISVVDREEGAKEALAKYDFDPLLKKSEFF
- a CDS encoding CHASE4 domain-containing protein: MNFRLKLLLAIIVTFIFFFFASDQIGKKLIFGNFDKLERDYAISDMGRVLYFINDSFTSYDDTCRDWAYWDDTYAFVRDKNEKYRRSNLTPQTFDNLRIHLLMMFDEKGRVVYASGYNNSADTLQPLGSAAEKALIAGFTCKVINKGSQGVIMMPEGAMLVNARPIIQSSQTGPIRGTLVMGRYFDAFRLRRLTSVTHLYAQAYSLNQENIPADVKAALPALASSPIKLDNHKQTMVGYLLMNDVFRRPALVFRIEMPRTLYFQSQMFSSLLSIIRLSAFFFTGLVTLLILQPLVIAPIDRVNKELNQIMDHCNLMQGAKLAAPTDKDELATLQTSVDNMLKELERRHQPDRDPEP
- the tuf gene encoding elongation factor Tu, translated to MAREKFERKKPHCNVGTIGHVDHGKTTLTSAITSVLAAKGMAKAKKFDEIDSAPEEKARGITIAIAHVEYETDKRHYAHIDCPGHADYVKNMVIGAAQMDGAILVVAATDGPMPQTREHILLAHQVNVPAMVVFLNKCDMVDDKELIDLVEVETRDLLNKYKFDGDKVPVIRGSALKAMENPDPKGEAAKCILELMDAVDNYIPNPQRPLDQPFLMPIEDVFTITGRGTVGTGRITRGRVKVGEEVEIIGLGSHKKAVATGVEMFRKTLDEGLAGDNIGLLLRGVEKEELMRGMVVAKPGSIKPHKKFEAQVYVLTKEEGGRHTPFFNGYKPQFFINTTDVTGEIKLPDKVEMVMPGDNIVMTVELITDVAVEEGLRFAIREGGRTVGAGAVSKILA